In Aliiglaciecola sp. LCG003, a genomic segment contains:
- the cysE gene encoding serine O-acetyltransferase, whose protein sequence is MFERMKEDIQSVFHRDPAARTTLEVLLNYPGLHAIWMHRLAHRLWQANWKLLGRCISTFSRWMTGIEIHPGATLGRRFFIDHGMGVVIGETAEIGNDVTLYHGVTLGGTSWNGGKRHPTLEDNVVVGAGAKVLGPITMHKGAKVGSNSVVVKDVPENATVIGIPGRIVMQKEQKDQDKHQHRDKIARKYGFDAYAVAPDNPDPVANAIGIMLDHVHLIDTKVEEMCKSINAMGGDVCGKSLPSINLETFQDSGLVDDMQRNREAFDPSI, encoded by the coding sequence ATGTTTGAGAGAATGAAAGAAGATATTCAAAGTGTCTTCCATCGCGATCCCGCTGCCCGCACAACCTTAGAAGTGCTTTTGAATTATCCAGGTCTGCATGCTATCTGGATGCATCGGCTGGCGCACCGTCTTTGGCAGGCTAATTGGAAATTGCTAGGGCGCTGTATTTCTACATTCTCTCGTTGGATGACGGGAATTGAAATTCATCCCGGCGCCACCTTGGGCCGTAGGTTCTTTATTGATCATGGTATGGGGGTCGTGATCGGCGAAACCGCTGAAATTGGTAATGACGTTACCTTGTACCACGGAGTGACCCTTGGCGGCACAAGTTGGAATGGTGGTAAACGACATCCAACCTTAGAGGACAATGTTGTGGTAGGAGCGGGTGCTAAGGTACTTGGTCCAATTACTATGCATAAAGGCGCTAAAGTCGGCTCAAATTCGGTGGTGGTTAAAGACGTACCTGAAAATGCTACTGTGATAGGGATTCCCGGCCGAATTGTGATGCAAAAAGAACAAAAAGATCAGGATAAACATCAACATCGTGATAAAATCGCGCGCAAATATGGGTTTGACGCCTATGCGGTTGCGCCGGACAATCCAGATCCAGTCGCCAATGCTATTGGTATCATGTTAGATCATGTGCATCTTATCGATACCAAAGTTGAGGAAATGTGTAAATCTATCAACGCTATGGGCGGCGATGTGTGTGGAAAATCTTTGCCTTCAATCAATCTGGAAACCTTCCAGGATTCAGGCTTAGTAGATGACATGCAAAGGAACAGAGAAGCTTTTGACCCAAGCATTTGA
- the pdxH gene encoding pyridoxamine 5'-phosphate oxidase: MKNLQDLRRDYNLAELRREDLEDNPICQFEEWLKVVIDSGAPDPTAMTIATVSADGQPSQRIVLLKDVDQRGFVFYTNLSSRKAGELALNNKISLHFPWHFMERQVKVCGVAEPLATTEVAAYFFSRPKESQLAAWASKQSQPISTRQMLLGKLAEMKEKFAAGEIPLPKFWGGYRVVPHEIEFWQGGQHRLHNRFIYQRDVNQPYLAEEQQWQIQRLMP, from the coding sequence ATGAAAAATCTTCAGGATCTAAGACGCGATTATAATTTAGCTGAACTGCGCAGAGAAGATTTAGAAGACAATCCTATTTGTCAGTTTGAGGAGTGGCTGAAGGTAGTGATCGATTCGGGCGCGCCTGATCCAACCGCCATGACCATTGCCACCGTATCGGCGGATGGCCAGCCATCTCAACGTATAGTGTTACTTAAAGATGTTGACCAACGTGGTTTTGTTTTTTACACCAATTTGTCTAGTCGCAAGGCTGGGGAGTTGGCACTGAATAATAAAATATCCTTACACTTCCCTTGGCACTTCATGGAACGTCAGGTCAAGGTTTGCGGAGTGGCAGAACCTTTGGCAACTACCGAAGTGGCCGCGTATTTCTTTTCCCGTCCCAAAGAAAGTCAGCTAGCCGCTTGGGCGTCAAAACAAAGCCAGCCTATTTCTACGCGCCAGATGCTATTGGGCAAATTAGCTGAAATGAAAGAGAAATTCGCCGCTGGGGAAATCCCACTTCCTAAGTTCTGGGGAGGCTATCGTGTAGTTCCCCATGAAATTGAGTTTTGGCAGGGGGGGCAACATCGTTTACATAATCGCTTTATTTACCAGCGCGATGTGAATCAGCCTTACTTAGCAGAAGAGCAGCAGTGGCAAATTCAACGTTTGATGCCTTAA
- the rnc gene encoding ribonuclease III has product MIADFKYTALYKRIGYQFKDAANLTLALTHRSFQKQHNERLEYLGDAVLGMIIAEELFKRFPQQPEGKLTRMRSTLVKGETLAVMGREFELGDVLQLGSGELKSGGFRRSSILADAVEAIIGAIYLESGYEVCQKLILNWFQSRINDLDPGAHPKDNKTQLQEFLQGRQLPLPEYTVREIQGKDHDQLFVVECSVTNLADVVLGTGSSRRKAEQQAAKSALEILNDAN; this is encoded by the coding sequence ATGATCGCTGATTTTAAATATACTGCTTTATACAAGCGAATTGGTTATCAATTCAAAGATGCTGCGAATCTTACATTAGCGCTGACGCACCGTAGTTTTCAAAAACAACATAATGAACGGCTCGAGTATTTGGGCGATGCAGTACTTGGAATGATTATCGCAGAAGAGTTGTTCAAGCGCTTTCCGCAACAACCTGAAGGTAAACTAACGCGCATGCGCTCGACGCTGGTAAAAGGCGAAACGCTAGCGGTAATGGGCCGAGAATTCGAGTTAGGTGATGTGCTGCAATTGGGTTCTGGCGAGCTCAAAAGTGGTGGATTCCGTCGCAGTTCAATTTTGGCCGACGCAGTTGAAGCTATCATAGGCGCGATTTATCTAGAGTCCGGCTATGAAGTGTGTCAAAAACTCATCTTGAATTGGTTTCAAAGTCGAATTAATGATTTGGATCCCGGGGCTCACCCGAAAGACAATAAAACTCAGTTGCAAGAATTCCTGCAGGGTCGACAATTACCCTTACCGGAATACACCGTGCGTGAAATACAAGGTAAAGACCATGATCAATTGTTCGTGGTTGAATGTTCTGTAACAAATTTAGCGGACGTTGTGTTGGGCACTGGTAGCTCGCGACGCAAGGCTGAACAACAAGCAGCAAAATCTGCTTTGGAGATACTCAATGACGCAAACTAA
- a CDS encoding TatD family hydrolase, with amino-acid sequence MIDSHCHLDFAAFDRDRNAVMQRSQSLGISDIIIPGTQASQWPNLIALCEQHTNLHFALGLHPYFLQSASDNDLDVLQHLLSQQAKKVVAVGEIGLDFFEKTEAVKKRQLHFFEQQLHIAQQHHLPVILHHRNSHNALIQSIKHCKFGYGGVIHAFSGSYQQACTYIELGFKLGVGGTITYERASKTRDVIKRIPLSTILLETDAPDMPLFGAQGERNSPEYLPQIAKVIASLKGIDIEQVSLQTDQNVQQLFGINLSVDWLF; translated from the coding sequence GTGATAGATAGCCACTGTCATTTGGACTTTGCTGCATTTGATCGAGATCGCAACGCAGTAATGCAGCGTAGCCAGTCACTTGGCATCTCAGATATTATTATTCCAGGGACGCAGGCCAGCCAATGGCCAAATCTTATAGCCTTATGTGAGCAACATACAAATTTACATTTTGCATTGGGTCTTCACCCATATTTCTTGCAATCGGCTAGTGACAACGATTTGGACGTTTTACAACATTTGCTGTCACAACAGGCCAAAAAAGTAGTCGCTGTAGGTGAAATAGGTCTGGATTTTTTCGAAAAAACAGAAGCCGTGAAAAAACGTCAATTGCATTTCTTCGAGCAACAATTGCATATAGCACAACAGCATCACCTACCGGTTATTTTACATCATCGCAATTCTCATAACGCATTAATACAGTCCATCAAACACTGTAAATTTGGATATGGCGGTGTTATCCATGCTTTTTCCGGTAGCTATCAGCAGGCGTGCACTTATATTGAACTTGGTTTCAAGTTAGGAGTGGGTGGTACTATAACCTATGAGCGGGCGAGTAAGACCCGTGACGTTATAAAACGTATTCCTCTATCCACTATTTTATTAGAAACCGATGCCCCTGACATGCCGTTATTTGGTGCGCAGGGTGAGCGCAATAGCCCCGAGTATTTGCCGCAAATCGCGAAAGTAATAGCCAGCCTCAAAGGTATCGATATCGAACAAGTGAGCTTGCAAACCGACCAAAATGTGCAGCAGTTATTTGGCATAAACCTTAGTGTTGATTGGCTCTTCTAA
- the trmJ gene encoding tRNA (cytosine(32)/uridine(32)-2'-O)-methyltransferase TrmJ, whose protein sequence is MTVQQTQKSDLANVRIVLVNTSHTGNIGSTARAMKTMGLSQLILVNPVDKPDGKASALAAGAGDVLANAKIVDTLEEAVADCGLVVGTSARSRTLSWPMLEPRSCGEKLVAEVQKYPVALVFGRENNGLSNEELQQCHFHVCIPANPEYSSLNLAAAVQTLCYEIRMAWLHQTELSEEQNEYPLAEELERFYSHLEQTLSKTNFIIPKHPGMVMTKLRRLFNRARPETQELNILRGILASIDKSITSKD, encoded by the coding sequence ATGACTGTTCAACAAACGCAAAAATCTGATTTGGCCAATGTTCGCATTGTGCTTGTCAATACATCTCATACTGGCAACATTGGTTCCACCGCACGGGCGATGAAAACCATGGGCCTGAGCCAGCTTATTCTGGTTAACCCTGTTGATAAGCCTGATGGAAAAGCTAGTGCTCTGGCCGCAGGAGCAGGGGATGTGTTGGCTAATGCTAAAATTGTCGACACATTAGAGGAGGCTGTAGCTGACTGTGGTTTAGTCGTTGGCACCAGCGCCCGTTCTCGCACTTTATCCTGGCCGATGCTTGAGCCACGAAGCTGCGGTGAAAAGCTCGTTGCTGAGGTGCAAAAGTATCCTGTAGCCTTGGTTTTTGGCCGTGAAAATAACGGTTTAAGCAATGAAGAATTACAGCAATGTCATTTTCATGTGTGTATTCCAGCCAATCCTGAATACAGTTCTTTGAATTTGGCAGCCGCGGTACAAACGCTATGTTATGAGATTCGTATGGCTTGGTTACACCAAACTGAATTGTCCGAAGAGCAAAATGAGTACCCATTGGCAGAAGAACTTGAGCGTTTTTATAGTCATTTGGAACAAACCCTTTCAAAAACGAATTTCATCATTCCTAAACATCCGGGTATGGTGATGACTAAATTAAGGCGTTTATTCAATCGGGCTAGACCTGAAACCCAAGAGTTAAATATATTGCGTGGGATTTTGGCGTCCATTGATAAATCGATCACAAGTAAAGATTAA
- a CDS encoding AhpA/YtjB family protein, with product MDMLKNGVLESHPNRPSNYSILKRIINLVLVIATAAFCVNLWLLNTGQAQAWYEKQSGQMGKSLSSYAAKMIAIPLGQQDHDEIKNQLNLLLHDPYVTGAAVFDQQGKIIDSTEQNSSILSHFLLSQDIPLVFIAEIKNDDKVIGYLRLILAEKEVMLLHDEYQLQLYKQLLALMMLAGFAGLLVTRAYYKFRFRNHQKQAR from the coding sequence ATGGATATGTTAAAAAATGGCGTACTCGAGAGCCACCCAAACAGACCGAGTAACTATTCTATTTTAAAACGCATAATCAACCTAGTCTTGGTTATAGCCACGGCTGCTTTTTGCGTTAATTTGTGGTTGCTGAACACAGGGCAAGCGCAAGCTTGGTACGAGAAACAATCTGGCCAAATGGGCAAAAGTTTATCATCCTACGCGGCCAAAATGATTGCCATCCCATTGGGACAACAAGACCATGATGAAATTAAAAACCAACTGAATCTCCTTCTGCACGACCCCTACGTAACTGGAGCGGCCGTGTTTGATCAGCAAGGGAAGATTATTGATAGCACCGAACAAAACAGCTCCATTTTAAGCCATTTTTTATTGTCACAAGACATTCCACTCGTATTTATTGCCGAAATTAAAAATGACGATAAAGTAATCGGATATTTACGTTTGATTTTAGCAGAGAAAGAAGTGATGTTATTGCATGATGAATATCAACTGCAATTGTATAAACAACTACTAGCGTTAATGATGTTGGCAGGCTTTGCTGGCTTATTAGTAACTCGCGCTTATTATAAGTTTCGTTTTAGAAATCACCAAAAGCAAGCTCGATAA
- a CDS encoding outer membrane beta-barrel protein, which translates to MNKIFKGLAIASLLAASSMASANGWNFGGGYANYMEDGDGADISLGVIYATAGYTYESGSMTFMPSLRLGTGISDDNVSIYGVNVNVEIDSLVVASIRGQYNVTEDFGVFLQPSYGRLEATASAGGFSETADDWEFGFGGGATFKVSETTSIEAIYESFDEADVFSAGIRMTF; encoded by the coding sequence ATGAATAAGATTTTCAAAGGGCTAGCAATCGCTAGTTTATTAGCGGCCTCTTCTATGGCAAGCGCAAATGGCTGGAACTTCGGTGGTGGCTACGCAAACTACATGGAAGATGGAGATGGAGCTGACATTAGTTTAGGGGTTATCTATGCTACTGCTGGTTATACTTACGAATCAGGTTCAATGACGTTTATGCCGAGCCTACGTCTGGGTACAGGTATATCTGACGATAACGTATCTATATACGGTGTTAATGTTAATGTCGAAATCGATTCGCTCGTTGTGGCTAGCATCCGTGGTCAATACAACGTAACAGAAGACTTTGGTGTTTTCTTACAACCTAGCTACGGTCGCTTAGAAGCAACAGCCAGTGCAGGCGGGTTTAGTGAAACTGCTGATGATTGGGAGTTTGGTTTTGGTGGTGGTGCAACCTTTAAGGTTTCTGAAACTACTTCAATTGAAGCGATATACGAATCCTTTGATGAGGCTGATGTCTTCTCTGCTGGCATTCGAATGACGTTTTAA
- the iscR gene encoding Fe-S cluster assembly transcriptional regulator IscR, translating into MKLTSKGRYAVTAMLDVALHSRRGPVSLADISERQEISLSYLEQLFSRLRKEQLVQSVRGPGGGYKLGRAAEEIAVGEVIKAVDESVDATRCQGNSDCQGGERCLTHSLWQDLSERISLFLNGITLGELMAQQDVKTVAGRQDRNKQLNHIVANEIEISLQL; encoded by the coding sequence ATGAAACTTACTTCCAAAGGCCGATATGCCGTCACTGCTATGCTAGATGTTGCTTTGCATTCTCGCAGAGGCCCAGTGTCATTGGCAGATATCTCCGAGCGACAGGAAATTTCACTTTCATATCTTGAACAACTGTTTTCTCGCTTGAGAAAAGAGCAGTTGGTACAAAGTGTCCGTGGACCCGGTGGTGGTTATAAACTTGGACGTGCAGCCGAAGAAATTGCGGTTGGCGAGGTTATTAAAGCGGTAGACGAATCCGTGGATGCAACACGTTGTCAGGGCAACTCAGATTGCCAAGGCGGGGAGCGTTGTCTTACCCATAGTCTATGGCAAGATTTGAGTGAACGGATCAGCCTTTTTCTAAATGGTATCACCTTAGGTGAACTTATGGCCCAACAAGACGTAAAAACAGTTGCCGGTCGACAAGACAGAAATAAACAACTTAATCATATTGTTGCAAACGAAATTGAAATCAGTTTGCAACTGTAA
- the serB gene encoding phosphoserine phosphatase SerB: MPTTDLTISEYCSAGYLTNLCRRDVCFALPQGYQLELVESAIDFDAHLIIFGEGLNVETLGQVQRHLAAHIEIISYSRGNEISTGFAIEAKIKILSPQQLASQIEFTAIATHAEIALLTKRPTLAKPGLLVMDMDSTVIGIECIDEIAKLAGVGEQVSEVTELAMQGKLDFAQSLISRVKCLTGADEAILQTVRDGLPINPGISPLLHRLKQANWKLAIASGGFTFFADYLKDRLGLDFCISNQLEIKQQRLTGRVLGDIVNAQTKADTLLQLATQYEIDIAQTIALGDGANDLVMMGQAGLGVAYHAKPIVRQQADAAVRFSSADTLLAYLSTDS, translated from the coding sequence GTGCCAACCACCGATTTAACCATTTCTGAATATTGTTCCGCTGGGTATTTAACTAACTTGTGCCGCAGAGATGTGTGTTTTGCATTGCCGCAAGGTTATCAACTTGAATTGGTTGAGTCTGCTATTGATTTCGATGCTCACTTGATCATATTTGGCGAAGGCTTAAATGTTGAGACATTAGGGCAAGTTCAACGTCATTTAGCTGCACATATTGAGATCATAAGTTATTCACGGGGTAATGAAATCAGTACCGGTTTCGCCATTGAAGCAAAAATTAAAATCTTGTCGCCCCAGCAACTTGCCAGTCAAATAGAGTTTACTGCAATAGCGACCCATGCAGAAATTGCGCTATTAACTAAGCGTCCAACGCTGGCCAAGCCCGGCCTGTTGGTCATGGATATGGATAGTACGGTCATCGGTATTGAGTGTATTGATGAGATCGCTAAATTGGCAGGGGTCGGAGAGCAAGTTTCGGAAGTTACCGAGCTGGCTATGCAAGGTAAGTTAGATTTCGCACAGAGTCTAATTAGTCGGGTGAAATGTTTAACCGGTGCTGATGAAGCAATTTTGCAAACCGTTAGAGATGGTTTACCGATCAATCCCGGAATAAGCCCGCTTTTACATCGGTTAAAGCAAGCAAATTGGAAACTTGCTATCGCATCGGGTGGGTTTACCTTTTTTGCCGATTACTTAAAAGACCGCTTAGGCTTGGACTTTTGTATATCGAACCAGTTGGAAATAAAGCAGCAACGACTAACCGGTAGGGTCTTAGGTGATATTGTTAATGCACAAACGAAAGCGGATACTTTGTTGCAATTGGCTACACAGTACGAAATTGATATTGCTCAAACTATTGCCTTGGGCGATGGTGCAAATGACTTGGTGATGATGGGGCAGGCAGGTTTGGGCGTAGCCTATCATGCAAAACCTATTGTGCGTCAACAAGCTGATGCGGCAGTGCGCTTTAGCAGTGCTGACACATTGCTAGCGTATCTAAGCACTGACTCTTAA
- the era gene encoding GTPase Era → MTQTNTFCGMVAIVGRPNVGKSTLLNKLLGQKVSITSRKPQTTRHRIMGIDTEGDHQAIFVDTPGLHVEEKRAINRLMNRAASSSLAEVGLILFLVEGTKWTEDDQMVLGKVKQSGLPCWLIVNKSDNVKDKTDLMTHLQWLQEQHDFEKIMPISAKLGRNVDELRDLVHASLPESEFYFPEDYITDRSSRFMAAEIVREKLMRFTGDELPYSVTVEIEQFLMADNGVYRINGLILVERETQKRMVIGKGGQRLKTIGAEARKDMENLFDNKVFLELWVKVKSGWADDERALRSLGYGDNY, encoded by the coding sequence ATGACGCAAACTAATACGTTTTGCGGCATGGTTGCGATTGTTGGCCGACCCAATGTCGGAAAATCAACCTTGTTAAATAAACTTTTAGGCCAGAAAGTCAGTATAACCTCACGTAAGCCGCAAACCACCCGCCATCGGATCATGGGGATTGATACCGAAGGTGATCATCAAGCTATCTTTGTCGATACACCAGGACTGCACGTCGAAGAAAAGCGTGCGATAAATCGATTAATGAATCGAGCCGCGTCCAGCTCTCTGGCGGAAGTAGGCTTGATCCTATTTTTGGTTGAAGGGACGAAGTGGACTGAAGATGACCAAATGGTATTGGGTAAAGTAAAACAATCCGGATTACCCTGTTGGCTAATAGTCAATAAGAGTGACAACGTAAAAGACAAGACCGACCTGATGACCCATTTACAATGGTTGCAGGAACAACATGATTTTGAAAAAATTATGCCTATTTCGGCTAAGCTAGGGCGTAATGTCGACGAATTACGCGATTTGGTGCATGCGAGCCTACCGGAAAGTGAGTTTTACTTCCCAGAAGATTATATCACTGACCGTTCGAGTCGTTTTATGGCAGCCGAGATAGTGCGTGAAAAGTTAATGCGCTTTACCGGTGATGAATTACCCTATTCAGTAACGGTTGAAATCGAACAGTTCTTGATGGCCGACAATGGTGTGTATCGTATCAACGGGTTGATCTTGGTAGAGCGAGAAACTCAAAAACGTATGGTAATAGGTAAGGGCGGGCAACGCCTGAAAACTATCGGTGCTGAAGCACGTAAAGACATGGAAAACCTTTTTGACAACAAAGTCTTTTTGGAGTTGTGGGTGAAAGTGAAGTCAGGCTGGGCAGATGACGAACGAGCGTTAAGAAGTCTCGGCTACGGTGATAATTACTAG